From Thermodesulfovibrionales bacterium, the proteins below share one genomic window:
- a CDS encoding molybdopterin-dependent oxidoreductase → MHKIAGKRGAVKRRDFLKIAGGIMASTILPSCLSNNVPLLKNEDRPGFYIRFYRPFRPVDIRKWRLEVSGLCYNPLKLDIKEIMEFEQHTQVSRLKCVECWSAKASWTGFKPELLFNMVKPRKEAKYLYFYAADDYFEYISIEDLLKPSVLFVHTMNGRPLLPEYGAPLRLIIPFKYGYKNVKTITKLVFVEKGGEGYWSQFGYSSEGTIQPGHDYLLDTGETIEIKKPGELDY, encoded by the coding sequence ATGCATAAAATAGCCGGTAAAAGAGGAGCAGTCAAAAGAAGGGATTTTTTAAAGATAGCTGGTGGAATCATGGCATCAACAATCTTGCCTTCCTGCTTAAGCAATAATGTCCCTCTGCTTAAAAATGAGGATAGACCTGGATTCTATATAAGATTTTACAGACCTTTCAGACCTGTTGATATAAGAAAATGGAGGCTTGAGGTAAGTGGTTTATGTTATAATCCTTTAAAACTTGATATAAAAGAGATCATGGAATTTGAACAGCATACCCAGGTGTCCAGACTTAAATGTGTTGAGTGCTGGTCTGCAAAGGCAAGCTGGACAGGATTTAAGCCAGAACTACTATTTAACATGGTAAAACCAAGAAAAGAGGCAAAATATTTATATTTTTATGCTGCAGATGATTATTTTGAGTATATATCAATAGAAGATCTATTAAAGCCGAGTGTTTTGTTTGTTCATACTATGAATGGCAGACCGCTTTTACCAGAGTATGGAGCACCACTTAGGCTCATAATACCTTTTAAATATGGATATAAAAATGTTAAAACAATTACGAAATTGGTTTTTGTTGAAAAAGGTGGAGAAGGATACTGGTCTCAATTCGGCTACTCCAGTGAAGGAACAATCCAGCCAGGTCATGATTATTTACTTGATACAGGAGAAACCATTGAGATAAAAAAGCCAGGAGAGCTTGATTATTAA
- a CDS encoding class I SAM-dependent methyltransferase, with amino-acid sequence MGYREVKNSNQLTAKDLIFPGEENSRWAELLAETISGLNKKLQDIEPFCIGQHYNEEIYREVSGALDSVIPFFKAFEEGVKDRKIIKCAQFIFRDKTNPIFLKSYYFNRARNWPRGYQGDYITMENCYKNIPLSIGIGYYLDLYLLNSPLGKAVRNRIKMLEEMLRQELQNRKGGSVLNIACGSCRELMGLAVEIMDYKADVTCIDNDEEALRFSMKRLSTLGLDEYVKFFKYNAVRMFDVDSSMSEFRGQDIIYSVGFFDYLPSDFLVRMFKTLYNILNPGGVIIVAFKDADRYDHRPYHWIVDWDGFLQRNPTDFYRIFQAAGIPSSIITEKREPTGIVVFYTIHKK; translated from the coding sequence ATGGGGTACAGAGAAGTCAAGAATTCTAATCAGCTTACCGCAAAAGACCTAATCTTTCCAGGTGAAGAAAATAGTAGATGGGCTGAACTTCTTGCTGAAACCATTTCAGGACTTAACAAGAAACTTCAGGATATTGAACCATTCTGTATTGGCCAGCATTACAATGAAGAGATTTACAGAGAGGTCTCAGGAGCTCTTGATAGTGTTATTCCCTTTTTTAAGGCTTTTGAAGAAGGTGTAAAGGACAGAAAGATTATTAAATGTGCCCAGTTTATATTCAGGGATAAAACAAACCCGATATTTTTAAAGAGTTATTATTTTAACAGGGCAAGAAACTGGCCAAGGGGTTATCAGGGCGATTATATAACAATGGAGAATTGTTATAAAAATATCCCTCTTTCCATTGGTATCGGCTATTATCTTGACCTTTATCTCCTGAACTCTCCCCTTGGAAAGGCTGTCAGAAACAGGATAAAAATGCTTGAAGAGATGCTCAGGCAAGAGCTTCAGAACAGGAAGGGTGGATCAGTGCTTAATATTGCTTGCGGTTCGTGCCGTGAGCTCATGGGTCTTGCTGTGGAGATAATGGATTATAAAGCTGATGTAACATGTATTGACAACGATGAAGAGGCCCTGAGGTTCTCCATGAAGAGACTATCTACACTGGGTCTTGACGAATATGTCAAATTTTTCAAATACAATGCAGTAAGGATGTTTGATGTTGACTCCAGTATGAGTGAGTTCAGGGGTCAGGATATTATTTACAGTGTGGGTTTCTTTGATTATCTGCCGTCAGATTTTCTGGTAAGGATGTTCAAAACGCTTTATAATATCCTTAATCCTGGTGGAGTTATTATAGTCGCCTTTAAGGATGCTGACAGATATGACCACAGACCCTATCACTGGATAGTGGACTGGGATGGTTTCCTTCAGAGAAATCCGACTGATTTCTACAGAATATTCCAGGCAGCGGGTATACCTTCATCAATTATAACTGAAAAAAGGGAACCCACAGGTATTGTTGTATTTTATACGATTCATAAAAAATAG
- the guaB gene encoding IMP dehydrogenase, whose amino-acid sequence MDKKIEYGLTFDDVLLLPARSDVLPKDVDLTTYLSRHVKLNIPLVSAAMDTVTESNLAIAIAREGGIGIIHRAMSIERQVKEVDKVKKSESGMIIDPVTVDPDATLAEVEKLMSTYKISGIPVTKNGKLIGIITNRDMRFETNMKKKVSEVMTKERLITAPVGTTLEEAKEILHKYKIEKLPIVDKDFNLKGLITIKDIEKRKKYPNACKDKLGRLMVGASVGVGEEAVYRAELLAKAGADVIVIDTAHGHSKAVIDTLKKLKKKLSIDIIAGNVATEEGALDLIKAGADAIKVGIGPGSICTTRIVAGAGVPQITAIMNCYKVAKRYRVPIIADGGIKYSGDITKALAAGATSVMIGSLFAGTDEAPGEIVLYEGRSYKEYRGMGSLGAMMQGTKDRYGQQDVEPKKLVPEGVEGRVPYKGPLANTIHQLIGGVKSGMGYCGAKNLEELRKKARFIQITQAGLRESHVHDVILVKEAPNYRREW is encoded by the coding sequence ATGGATAAAAAGATAGAGTATGGTTTAACCTTTGATGATGTTCTTTTACTGCCGGCCCGTTCTGATGTCCTTCCAAAGGATGTCGACCTTACCACTTATCTGAGCAGGCATGTAAAGCTTAATATTCCTCTTGTCAGTGCAGCAATGGATACAGTGACAGAATCCAATCTCGCTATCGCAATTGCCAGGGAGGGCGGGATAGGCATAATCCACAGGGCTATGAGCATTGAAAGACAGGTTAAGGAAGTAGATAAGGTGAAAAAATCAGAAAGCGGGATGATAATTGATCCTGTTACAGTTGATCCTGATGCAACACTTGCTGAGGTTGAAAAACTTATGTCCACATACAAGATATCAGGAATACCTGTCACAAAGAATGGAAAACTTATTGGAATTATAACCAACAGGGATATGAGATTTGAGACGAACATGAAGAAAAAAGTATCAGAGGTTATGACAAAGGAAAGGCTAATCACTGCTCCTGTTGGTACAACCCTTGAAGAGGCAAAGGAGATACTTCATAAATACAAGATTGAAAAGCTGCCCATTGTTGATAAAGATTTTAATCTTAAAGGTCTTATAACCATAAAGGATATTGAAAAAAGAAAGAAGTATCCAAATGCCTGTAAGGACAAACTCGGCAGGCTTATGGTTGGAGCGTCTGTAGGGGTGGGAGAGGAAGCTGTTTACAGGGCCGAGCTTCTTGCAAAAGCAGGTGCTGATGTTATAGTTATAGATACTGCCCATGGCCATTCAAAGGCAGTTATAGATACACTCAAGAAATTAAAAAAGAAATTGAGTATTGATATAATTGCAGGAAATGTTGCCACTGAAGAAGGTGCCCTTGACCTTATAAAGGCAGGTGCTGATGCAATCAAAGTAGGTATAGGACCTGGCTCTATATGTACCACGAGGATAGTTGCCGGTGCAGGCGTACCACAGATAACTGCAATCATGAATTGTTATAAAGTAGCGAAGAGATACAGGGTACCTATTATAGCAGATGGAGGAATAAAATACTCCGGTGATATAACAAAGGCACTCGCTGCTGGTGCAACAAGTGTTATGATTGGTAGCCTCTTTGCTGGAACAGATGAGGCTCCTGGTGAGATTGTACTTTATGAAGGAAGAAGCTACAAGGAATACAGGGGTATGGGCTCACTTGGTGCAATGATGCAGGGAACAAAAGATAGATACGGTCAGCAGGACGTTGAGCCCAAAAAACTCGTGCCGGAAGGAGTTGAGGGCAGGGTTCCATACAAAGGTCCACTTGCTAATACAATACACCAATTGATAGGTGGAGTAAAATCTGGCATGGGATACTGTGGCGCAAAAAATCTTGAGGAACTCAGGAAAAAGGCAAGGTTCATACAGATCACACAGGCAGGCCTAAGAGAAAGCCATGTCCATGATGTTATCCTTGTAAAAGAGGCCCCAAATTACAGGCGTGAATGGTAG
- a CDS encoding chromate transporter, whose product MFKFFFILFYINLFTIGGGYAMIPLLEKELVQKMQWLSHQEFLEAIAIGQMTPGPLTIMNAFIGYKLFGITGAIGAAVSTYLPSLIIVTLISYYYQGFRNSSVVNAVFKGIKPAVVGLLMATAITVANSSLTDFYTLFIAISAFILIAFTKIDPTFVILGAGLAGILIY is encoded by the coding sequence ATGTTTAAATTCTTTTTTATACTTTTTTATATAAATCTCTTTACCATAGGCGGTGGTTATGCAATGATACCCCTGCTTGAAAAAGAACTTGTTCAGAAAATGCAGTGGCTCAGTCATCAGGAATTTTTAGAGGCCATAGCAATAGGTCAAATGACTCCAGGACCTCTTACAATCATGAATGCCTTTATTGGTTACAAACTCTTTGGAATTACTGGCGCTATTGGAGCAGCAGTAAGTACCTATCTACCATCCCTTATAATTGTTACTCTCATAAGTTATTATTACCAGGGATTCAGAAATTCGTCCGTTGTTAATGCTGTTTTTAAGGGTATAAAGCCTGCGGTGGTCGGCCTTCTTATGGCAACTGCGATAACAGTCGCAAATTCTTCTTTGACAGATTTTTATACTCTTTTTATCGCCATCTCGGCTTTTATATTAATAGCTTTTACAAAAATTGATCCCACCTTTGTAATCCTTGGTGCAGGTTTAGCAGGGATTTTAATCTACTAA
- a CDS encoding beta-ketoacyl-[acyl-carrier-protein] synthase family protein, whose translation MDKKQDVVITGAGVISPLGNGKNKFWNALRNGEQCFSKITLFDSSKFNISIAGEIKNFDPLIFFEKRKIKDLDRSTILVCAAAKLAIEDSGIIIDNDNTHQVGVSIGATFGSLHSISQFDLTSLREGPRFVNPSHFPNTVINSPASRISILFNIKGFNTTISTGFCAGLDSIIYASDFIKLGRADAVLAGGVEELCEETFLCFHTLEFLSGCDGSEPLSCPYDKRRKGFIFSEGSAVIVLESEEHAIKRGATILARITGYGSAFEPEGDIGFDKKSGGLELAIKEALKQAHLEPEDIDYICGAANSTPGLDRMETEAIKNVFKDYAYKIPVSSIKSMLGETFSASGTFSLVAAVGAIVEGFIPPTVNYLIKDPECDLDYVPNISRTASIKRVLVLSSDPYGQNSAVIIERPE comes from the coding sequence TTGGATAAAAAGCAGGATGTTGTAATAACAGGTGCCGGTGTAATTTCACCTCTTGGAAATGGAAAGAATAAATTCTGGAATGCTCTTAGAAATGGAGAACAGTGTTTTTCTAAGATAACCCTTTTTGATTCATCAAAATTCAATATATCTATAGCCGGTGAGATAAAAAACTTTGATCCTTTAATTTTTTTTGAAAAAAGGAAGATAAAGGATCTTGACAGGAGCACCATCCTTGTCTGCGCTGCAGCAAAACTTGCTATTGAAGATTCCGGTATCATCATAGACAATGATAATACTCATCAGGTAGGTGTGAGCATAGGTGCGACCTTTGGCAGTCTGCACAGCATATCTCAGTTTGACCTCACAAGTTTAAGAGAAGGTCCCAGATTTGTAAATCCTTCTCATTTTCCAAATACCGTGATAAATTCTCCTGCAAGTCGTATCTCTATTTTATTTAATATAAAGGGCTTTAATACTACCATTTCTACTGGTTTCTGTGCAGGACTTGACTCCATCATATATGCCTCTGATTTTATAAAACTCGGGAGAGCTGATGCAGTTCTTGCTGGAGGGGTTGAGGAACTCTGTGAAGAAACTTTTTTATGCTTTCACACATTAGAATTTCTTTCCGGTTGTGATGGCTCAGAACCCCTTTCATGTCCTTATGATAAAAGAAGAAAGGGTTTTATATTTTCTGAGGGTTCGGCAGTAATTGTGCTTGAATCAGAAGAACATGCCATTAAGAGAGGTGCCACAATTCTTGCAAGGATTACAGGTTATGGCAGCGCCTTTGAACCAGAGGGAGATATAGGATTTGATAAGAAAAGTGGTGGACTTGAACTCGCAATTAAAGAAGCACTGAAGCAGGCTCATCTTGAGCCTGAAGATATTGATTATATATGTGGTGCCGCTAATTCAACCCCTGGTCTTGACAGGATGGAGACGGAGGCTATAAAGAATGTCTTTAAAGACTATGCTTATAAAATACCTGTAAGTTCTATAAAATCAATGCTCGGTGAGACCTTTTCTGCTTCAGGCACCTTTAGCCTTGTCGCTGCAGTTGGTGCAATAGTTGAGGGATTTATCCCGCCCACTGTGAATTACCTGATAAAAGACCCTGAATGTGATCTTGATTATGTTCCTAATATTTCAAGAACTGCAAGCATTAAAAGAGTCCTTGTTTTGAGCTCTGACCCCTATGGTCAGAATTCTGCTGTAATAATCGAGAGACCAGAATAA
- a CDS encoding sulfite oxidase-like oxidoreductase, with translation MPAPQILFLLMGSIDIHKRLPPGQKLRTDFPVLHYGDVPEISISEWKFRVKGLIKNDLIFTYKDFLKLPSVELVTDFHCVTGWSKFDLKWKGVLFKTIALLAEPLLEARFVNILAYGGYSTNLPLEVAMDDDVIFAYEYDGKTLTPEHGYPLRLVVPKRYAYKSAKWVREVEFLKEDRPGFWEVRGYSNTADPWKEERYA, from the coding sequence ATGCCCGCACCGCAAATTCTGTTTCTACTTATGGGCTCAATTGATATTCATAAAAGATTACCTCCTGGACAGAAGTTGAGGACAGACTTTCCTGTCTTGCATTATGGAGATGTTCCTGAAATTTCCATTTCTGAATGGAAATTCAGGGTAAAAGGATTGATAAAAAATGATCTCATATTTACTTATAAAGATTTTTTGAAACTCCCCTCTGTTGAACTGGTTACAGATTTTCACTGTGTGACAGGATGGTCTAAATTTGACCTCAAATGGAAAGGTGTTCTTTTTAAGACAATAGCACTTCTTGCCGAACCTCTGTTGGAAGCCAGGTTTGTAAATATTTTGGCTTATGGTGGATACTCAACAAACCTTCCCCTGGAAGTAGCAATGGATGATGATGTAATATTTGCCTATGAATATGATGGAAAGACTTTGACACCAGAGCATGGCTATCCACTAAGGCTTGTTGTTCCAAAGAGATATGCATATAAAAGCGCAAAATGGGTGAGGGAAGTAGAATTTCTTAAAGAAGACAGACCAGGTTTCTGGGAAGTGAGAGGCTACAGTAACACAGCAGATCCCTGGAAAGAGGAAAGGTATGCATAA
- the fabG gene encoding 3-oxoacyl-[acyl-carrier-protein] reductase, with the protein MESLSGSVAIVTGGSRGIGRAIVKALCKKGAKCIFTYISSEAQARELSVEIEAEGGEALPVRADVRDFEQVKTLVEKAKELGRYDILVNNAGITRDRAFMFMSPEEWREVIDTNLTGVFNTTRASIISFLKQQSGNIINISSLSGIHPMPGQVNYASSKAGIIGFTKALAREVAPYNIRVNAVAPGFIHTDMTEKIPARLREKLMETIPFKRFGTPEEVARIVLYLVSDASSYITGQTIEIDGGLGLLG; encoded by the coding sequence ATGGAGTCATTATCAGGCAGTGTCGCCATTGTTACCGGCGGCAGTAGAGGTATTGGTCGTGCAATTGTAAAAGCGCTATGCAAAAAGGGAGCTAAATGCATTTTTACCTATATTTCAAGTGAGGCTCAAGCGAGGGAACTTTCTGTAGAGATTGAAGCTGAAGGAGGGGAGGCCCTACCTGTAAGGGCTGATGTAAGGGACTTTGAGCAGGTTAAGACCCTTGTTGAGAAGGCTAAGGAACTCGGAAGATACGATATTCTTGTTAATAATGCAGGTATAACACGAGACAGGGCATTTATGTTTATGAGTCCAGAAGAATGGCGAGAGGTTATAGATACAAATCTTACAGGTGTATTCAATACCACTCGGGCTTCCATAATCTCTTTTTTAAAGCAACAGAGCGGTAATATCATTAATATTTCTTCTTTAAGTGGAATACACCCCATGCCTGGACAGGTTAATTATGCATCTTCTAAGGCTGGTATCATAGGTTTTACTAAAGCACTAGCAAGGGAGGTAGCACCCTATAATATAAGGGTTAATGCTGTTGCTCCAGGATTTATTCATACTGACATGACAGAAAAGATACCTGCCAGATTGAGAGAAAAATTAATGGAGACAATACCATTCAAGAGATTTGGTACACCCGAGGAAGTTGCAAGGATCGTTCTCTATCTTGTAAGTGATGCATCATCCTATATAACAGGCCAGACAATAGAGATTGATGGAGGTCTCGGGCTTCTTGGATAA
- a CDS encoding class I SAM-dependent RNA methyltransferase, with protein MVQRVRTGISVYGGYVLVKEEGQAIIFVRGALPDELVDIVIEEKKKDYSLARVVEVVEPSQWRIRPVCAVYGTCGGCHLQHAEYDYQLNIKVDVLKDILKRIAKIEIDIVPVRASRPFNYRYRAQFKIDSSGIGFYKEGSRQLVPLSSCPLMIDKINLLLPSIQGLSKFQSLKEIHLSSNGSEILAYLKGLNYKNEAIEIFNKDVSGITFENKNHGAEYISLSLDGLNYTVSAKSFFQSNWELNLALIKHISELIYRHDIRLLDLYAGAGNFSIPLSRKVXEVTSVEENPAAFLDLKRNIALNEIKNIRAVNLSVEKFKSSGKYDIVIIDPPRPGLTDRALKTVLEAEPEDIFYVSCNPSTLARDIKKISDRYEVRGIEIFDFFPNTYHIETLTILKKRS; from the coding sequence ATGGTCCAGAGAGTAAGAACAGGTATCTCCGTTTACGGTGGTTATGTACTTGTAAAGGAAGAAGGCCAGGCCATTATCTTTGTTAGAGGTGCCCTTCCTGATGAGCTTGTAGATATAGTCATAGAAGAAAAGAAAAAAGATTATTCCCTTGCTCGGGTTGTTGAGGTTGTTGAACCATCTCAATGGAGGATAAGGCCAGTCTGCGCAGTATATGGAACATGTGGAGGCTGTCATTTACAGCATGCGGAATATGATTACCAGCTGAATATCAAAGTAGATGTCCTGAAAGACATACTTAAAAGGATAGCAAAAATTGAGATAGATATTGTACCCGTAAGGGCTTCAAGACCTTTTAATTACAGATACAGGGCTCAGTTTAAAATAGATAGCTCGGGTATAGGCTTTTATAAAGAGGGGAGCAGGCAGCTCGTTCCTCTGAGCTCCTGCCCGCTCATGATTGACAAGATTAACTTATTATTACCCTCTATTCAGGGATTATCAAAATTTCAATCCTTAAAGGAAATACATCTTTCAAGCAATGGGAGTGAAATTCTTGCGTACCTTAAAGGACTTAATTATAAGAATGAAGCAATAGAAATTTTTAATAAAGATGTTTCTGGAATTACTTTTGAAAATAAAAATCATGGTGCAGAATATATAAGTCTTTCCCTTGATGGTCTAAATTATACTGTCTCAGCAAAGAGTTTTTTTCAATCCAACTGGGAGCTGAATCTGGCGTTAATCAAACATATCTCTGAATTAATATACCGCCATGACATAAGGTTGCTTGATCTTTATGCTGGTGCCGGTAATTTTTCTATACCCCTGTCAAGGAAGGTCANGGAAGTAACCTCTGTTGAGGAAAATCCCGCTGCTTTCTTAGATCTTAAAAGGAATATAGCACTGAATGAAATAAAAAATATAAGAGCTGTTAATTTATCAGTCGAGAAGTTTAAATCTTCAGGTAAATATGATATTGTAATTATTGATCCTCCCAGACCGGGTCTCACTGACAGGGCCTTAAAGACAGTCCTTGAGGCTGAGCCTGAAGATATCTTCTATGTTTCCTGTAATCCATCGACCTTAGCAAGGGATATAAAAAAGATTTCAGACAGATATGAGGTGCGGGGCATTGAGATTTTTGATTTCTTTCCAAATACTTATCATATTGAAACATTAACAATCCTAAAAAAAAGGAGCTGA
- a CDS encoding rubrerythrin family protein, whose protein sequence is ARLFRAIAYAERVHATNHLNALNGSNLTLDNLDIAIEGENYEVQEMYPAYKAVAELQDEKKAVRSMHYALEAEKIHSALYSEAKDAVKGGKDLDIGEINICPVCGHTVVGKVPERCPICGVQGEKFKRF, encoded by the coding sequence TTGCGAGGCTCTTCAGGGCTATAGCCTATGCAGAGCGGGTTCATGCAACCAATCATCTTAATGCCTTAAATGGAAGTAACCTTACACTTGATAATCTTGATATCGCAATTGAGGGAGAAAACTATGAGGTTCAGGAGATGTATCCTGCCTATAAGGCAGTAGCTGAACTTCAAGATGAGAAAAAGGCGGTCAGATCGATGCATTATGCGCTTGAAGCAGAAAAGATTCATTCTGCTCTATATTCTGAGGCCAAGGATGCTGTAAAGGGTGGTAAGGATCTTGACATTGGTGAGATTAATATCTGTCCTGTATGTGGTCATACTGTTGTCGGAAAGGTGCCCGAGAGATGTCCTATTTGCGGTGTTCAGGGTGAGAAGTTTAAGAGATTTTAG
- the bfr gene encoding bacterioferritin, which yields MKGDPRLIETLNSLLADELTAINQYMVHSEMCANWGYEKLHKHFEQRAITEMRHAEKLIGRIIFLEGIPIVSKLREMHIGDEIPKMLASDHALEMAAIKAYNEAIKLAGEVNDFATREILEDILKDEDQHVDGIEELQDQISHMTLPVFLTTQIEK from the coding sequence ATGAAGGGAGATCCCAGACTTATTGAGACATTGAATTCATTGCTTGCTGATGAACTAACGGCAATCAATCAGTACATGGTCCATTCTGAGATGTGCGCAAACTGGGGATATGAGAAGCTTCACAAACATTTTGAGCAGAGAGCAATTACAGAGATGAGGCATGCAGAAAAACTCATAGGAAGGATTATCTTCCTTGAGGGTATTCCCATTGTATCGAAACTTAGGGAAATGCACATAGGTGATGAAATTCCAAAGATGCTTGCCAGTGACCATGCATTAGAGATGGCTGCTATAAAAGCCTACAATGAGGCAATAAAACTTGCAGGCGAGGTCAATGATTTTGCTACGAGAGAGATCCTTGAGGACATTCTGAAGGATGAAGACCAGCATGTAGATGGTATAGAAGAGCTTCAGGACCAGATAAGCCATATGACACTACCTGTTTTTCTGACAACCCAGATAGAAAAATAA
- a CDS encoding chromate transporter: MKDIPLKKIFFVFLKIGTFAFGGVYSMLAFFERELVRKKRWLNEEEFSEAVAIGQLTPGAPIINTGIFIGYFLRRFRGAVVTILGQVLPSLVIVIILGYIYVKYREVQEVKAFLKGIGAAVVGLILSVIYKLSRRIINKPSAAAIGSSVFLLAFFKINPILLLILSGITGLIIYGRRNV, from the coding sequence ATGAAAGATATTCCTTTAAAAAAGATTTTTTTTGTCTTTCTCAAAATAGGTACCTTCGCCTTTGGTGGTGTCTATTCCATGCTGGCCTTTTTTGAGAGGGAACTTGTACGCAAAAAAAGGTGGCTTAATGAAGAGGAATTCAGTGAGGCAGTAGCTATTGGACAGCTAACACCCGGTGCACCAATTATAAATACAGGAATATTTATTGGTTATTTCCTCAGGAGATTCCGGGGAGCTGTAGTAACAATACTCGGACAGGTTCTTCCTTCCCTGGTAATCGTTATTATCCTTGGTTATATATATGTAAAATACCGGGAAGTGCAAGAAGTGAAGGCTTTTTTAAAAGGAATAGGTGCAGCTGTTGTAGGACTTATTTTGAGTGTAATTTATAAGCTTAGCAGAAGGATAATAAATAAGCCGTCAGCTGCCGCAATAGGCTCTTCTGTGTTTCTACTAGCTTTTTTTAAAATAAACCCGATATTACTCCTCATACTTAGCGGCATAACTGGTCTAATTATTTATGGTAGAAGGAATGTTTAA